In Aptenodytes patagonicus chromosome 6, bAptPat1.pri.cur, whole genome shotgun sequence, one genomic interval encodes:
- the METTL21A gene encoding protein N-lysine methyltransferase METTL21A isoform X3, whose translation MGGIDLRDQSVIELGAGTGLLGIVATLLGAHVTITDRAAALEFLESNVQANLPSELRPRAVVKELTWGKDLGNFPPGAFDFILGADIVYLEETFAELLQTLEHLCSEQTVILLSCRIRYERDHKFLKMLRGRFSVYEVHYDSSKDVHIYKAQRGSRKDDF comes from the exons ATGGGAGGCATTGATCTCAGGGATCAGTCTGTGATTGAGCTGGGAGCTGGAACTGGATTGCTGGGAATAGTGGCCACGTTATTAG GTGCTCATGTTACCATCACAGACAGGGCGGCAGCACTGGAGTTCCTGGAGTCAAATGTACAGGCTAACTTACCTTCTGAACTACGTCCGAGAGCTGTGGTGAAGGAATTGACTTGGGGAAAAGACCTGGGTAACTTCCCTCCAGGAGCATTTGACTTCATCCTGGGTGCAGACATCGTTTATCTGGAAGAAActtttgcagaactgcttcagaCGCTGGAGCACCTGTGCTCAGAGCAAACTGTGATTCTTCTTTCCTGTCGTATCCGCTATGAACGGGATCACAAATTCTTGAAGATGCTGAGAGGCCGTTTCTCTGTATATGAGGTCCACTATGATTCCAGTAAGGATGTTCATATCTACAAAGCACAGAGGGGTAGTCGCAAGGATGACTTTTGA